Below is a genomic region from Rhodococcus sp. WMMA185.
TCGATCCGGCTACCGTTGCCGACGTCTGCGGTCACGATCGTGATCGGATCCTTTCGCTCCTCAACATCTGCACCGACTGGATTGCTCACCTCGGCGACACCGATGACTCGACTACGGAGCACTGGAACCGAATCGTGCAAGTCCTGCGAGACGCCCTGCGTGCCGTCGTGTTGCCACCGACAACCTCCGCCCCCGAACCCAAGCCGCGGCACGAGCAGTTGGGAACGTTCGGCAATCCGGAGGACAGAACCCGGTTCGACGATCCTTCCTAGTTGGACCACTCGAACTCGAAGGCGATGCAGTTGGTGTCGGCGTATCCGTAGTGGAGTCCCTCGACCTCGACCTCGACCTCGAACGATCCGACCCCACACTCTCCCTTCGTCAATATGGGCCCTTCGGGCAACACGATCTGCACCTGGTGGTCCTCCCCTGTCACCGGATCCTTCAAGGAATCGCCAGTCGCTCGACCAAATCCTTCGGCTGTCATCGTTGCCTTCACGCCGACGCCCTCGAAACTGATCGGTGCCCTTGCCCGGCCGATGACCTCATAAGTCCCGGCAAGAAAGCTCCACGGGTCACCGCCGAGTGCGCCGGTGATGATCTGATGCAGGGTATCGACCTGCTCCTCGGTGGCGTCGGGGTCGACAATCAACACCGTCTTGCCACCCCCTTCATGGATAGCGCGCGGGTAATCGAGAACGACGACGCTCTTCACCCCGGTGAGGTCGACGGCTCCGCACGAACCCTGCCGTATGTCCAAGCAGAGCAAGTTCTGGCAGCTGCCATCTGCTGAGCTTGGGAACCCCGAGAAATAGCATGTACAACCTGGCGCGCAGTTGCAGAACTCATAAGCGTGACCCTTCAGGACCCACCTGGTGCGTTGTTCGGTTGCCGTCATGATCGAGCCTCTCTTTCACACAATGTTCCCGATAAGAGCCGGCTGGAGTAGCAAAGCAGCACCGAGGATCAACAGCCCAGCCGCAGCCACCCTGGTCAGCACCTCTCCGAACGGGGCCGTCTTTTCGAGCAGAATCAGAACTGCCAGTGCAATCATCCACCCCAACGACATGGTGCCCAAGGCAACGAGCAGGACCATCAGCATCCAGCAGCAACCAAGGCAATAGACCCCGTGCCGGCCGCCGGCCAGCGCTGCCCCGGCAGGCCGGTCGAGGTGCCGGCCATGGTGGAGGAAGAAGGACAGCGGCGAACGACAACGTTTCAAGCACAACGACTTCAGCGGCGTCAACTGATAAACCGCAGCCCCGATGGCCACGGCACCGGCGAACCGTGCCGCCCCCGGACTTGCCTGCGCCAAAGGCCCGCTCAGGCGCCGCCAGAGGAGGTATGCCGGTACCCCTACCGCACTCCACACCACCAGGTAGCCGCCAACGAACACTGCCACCGGTGCTGCGGCGCCACGAGCGGCAGCCAGCGCATACAGCCGAACCACTGGCAGGATCGCCGGCAACATCATCGCCGCCATCATGGCTATCCACGCGACGAGGAAAGCTGCGAACGACATCGTCGCCATGGCGGAGGATTCCATGTGCCCCGCACCGACGACTGTCCACCACCACCCGAGCGCAGCGACGACCAGCAGAGAGTAAGACAGCGACACACCCAACGGCCACCGCTCCACATCTCTGACCGTGCCGGACGTATCCCGCTGGGCCATGCCCTCAGTGTCCCCGTGTAGGTCATGCCATGCCAGCAGAGGGGAGATTCGCGACACACCGGACGGGATCTCAGAACCCGGTGTCCTGGGACGAACTCGGTGCTCGTGACCGAAGGCCTACGCCTACCGGCAGTTCGGTTCGTCTACCTCGCGGCGGCGAGGCGGGCCTCGGCGAGGACGTCTGCTGCGGCCCCGGCGAGGACGCCCTCACGCTGTGCGACATCGAGGATCCGCACGACAGTGGCGAAGATCTTCTCCACCTGTGCACGAACCTCTTCGGCGGACGTTCCGAGCCTCTCGCCGGCGACCTGAATGAGCCCGCCACCGTTGGCGACATAGTCCGGAACCCACACGATCCCCCTGTCCCCGATAGCGCGTTCGACCGCGGTGTCCGCGAGCTGGTTGTTGGCTGCTCCGCAGATCACGTCGGCGGCGATCACTGAAACAGATTCGCCGGTGAGAGTGGCACCCAGCGCGCAGGGGGCGTAAACGTCGAGCACACGGTCGATGACGCTCGGCGCGATCGTGACCTCAGGGAAGTCACGGGCCACCCGGTCGAGGGCGTCGGAGTTGACGTCGGTCGCGATCACCGACGCGCCGTCTGCGAGCAGAAGCTTGATCAGCTGGTAGCCGACCTTGCCTGTGCCCTCGACACCGACCGACCGTCCGGCCAGGCTCGGGCTTCCCCACTTGGCCTGGGCGGCAGCCTTCATGCCCTGGAACACACCGAGAGCAGTCATCGGCGCACTGTCACCGGAACCGCCTGCCGCAGTGTTGCGTCCGACGACGTAGTCGGTCGCGCGGCCCATGATGTCGAGGTCGTCGGAGTTGGTGCCCACGTCACCGGCGGTGATGTACCGGCCTCCGAGGGTCTGCACGAAACGCGCGTACGACTCGAGCAGCGCCTCCGATTTTCCGGTGGCCGGGTCGCCGATGATGACGGCCTTTCCACCGCCGAGGTCGACTCCGGCGATCGCCGATTTGTAGGTCATACCGCGCGACAGCCGTAGTACGTCTTTCAGTGCGGCGGCCTCGTCGGCGTATGGGTAGAAGCGGGTGCCGCCGAGGGCCGGTCCGAGCGTCGTGTCGTGAATAGCGACGATCGCTTCGAGGCCGGTAGCCCGGTCCTGGAAGAAGGTCACCTGCTCGTGCGCGGAGCCGGCCGGGAAATCGGCGCGTCCGAACACCCCGACGTTCCGATGTGCTGTGGTGGCGCGCCGTTCCAGGGTGAGAGTCATCTGTTTTCAGGACCTTTCGGGATCTGCGATGTATGCGATGGTGGAGACGTCCACGCCGAGTTCGGTGAGACGCCGAAGGTAGACGGACACGTTGCGCAACTTCACGTCCTCGAATCCCCGCACCAGTTCGGGTGTCGCCGCGATCAGCGTGGCGGTCTCGTAGGTGCCGGCGGAGAGGTTATCGATCAGCCCCACCACCGTGCTCTCGTAGTGTGCGAGCAACTGCCGCTCGAGCCGACGAACTTTGGCGTAGCCGAACGGATCGAATGCTGTGCCGCGCAGGAATTTCGCCTTGGCGAGGGCCCGGAGTACGACATGGGAGCGGGGACCGAATCCGATCTTGCTGTTGCGCCCCAGGGCCTTCAGCACCGGAGGGTGCAGTTTGTAGGTGAGCTTGCCCGCACCCGGCACCTGTGCGGTGGCCGCCTCGAGGAAGGCGGGGTCGGTCAGCATCCGGGCGACCTCGTATTCGTCCTTGTAGGCGGTGAGCTTGTGCAGGCCCTGCGCGACGGCCTCGCTGAATTCGGTGCGGGCGCCGACACTGCGCTCAGCATCCCAGGCTTGCTGCACGAGTGCGAGGTAGCGGGCCGCGACACGGTCGCCCCCGAACGCGACCAGGTTGGCGGCACGGCGCCGCGCCAGTTCGGCAGTGGCGCCGCCTAGGGTTGACCGGGCGAACAGATGGGTCGGGACAACGGTGTCGCTGCGCTGCGGCGCGGCAGTCGATCCGGTGGCCGCGAGGAACGCCGCGCGGTCGCCGACAGCGACACGACCCCACCTGAAGGCCGCCTTGTTGGATTCCACCGCCACCCCGTTGATCTCGAGGGCTTCCTCGATGAACCGGGCGGGAACGGGAATCCCACCGGCCTGGTATGCCGCACCGACCAACAAGAAGTTCGCGGCCGCGGTGCTGCCGAACAGTGCAGTAGCGGCAGCGAATCCGTCGATCACAGTCAGCTCGCGGGCCGACACATCGAGACGCTCGAGCAGGCTTGTCTCGTCGGGGTGGTGAACGGATGGGTCATACACCATGTCACCGGTAGGTGTCCGACTCGTTGACGCGACGGTAATCGTCCGGTCGGAACTTCCGAACCCGGCGTACTTGGCGTCGGCCGCGGTCAGCAGGTCGAACGCGAGGACACAATCGGCGGTGGCCGGGCTGATCCTGTTGGACGGCGCAGCACTGACCGATCGTGCCCCCTTGTCACTGAGCCGAAGGTGTGACGTGACCGGTCCGGCCTTCTGACTCAGACCGGTTTGGTCGAGTCCCTCGACATGCAGTCCGGCTCGCAGTGCCGCCATACCCATTACCTGGTTGACGGTGACGATGCCGGTTCCGCCGACACCGGCCATGAACAGGTTGTGCGTTCCGGTCCACACCGGCAACACCGGGTCACCGACCTCCGGCGGAGTGGGCACCTCC
It encodes:
- a CDS encoding DUF1326 domain-containing protein, with translation MTATEQRTRWVLKGHAYEFCNCAPGCTCYFSGFPSSADGSCQNLLCLDIRQGSCGAVDLTGVKSVVVLDYPRAIHEGGGKTVLIVDPDATEEQVDTLHQIITGALGGDPWSFLAGTYEVIGRARAPISFEGVGVKATMTAEGFGRATGDSLKDPVTGEDHQVQIVLPEGPILTKGECGVGSFEVEVEVEGLHYGYADTNCIAFEFEWSN
- a CDS encoding DUF2182 domain-containing protein yields the protein MAQRDTSGTVRDVERWPLGVSLSYSLLVVAALGWWWTVVGAGHMESSAMATMSFAAFLVAWIAMMAAMMLPAILPVVRLYALAAARGAAAPVAVFVGGYLVVWSAVGVPAYLLWRRLSGPLAQASPGAARFAGAVAIGAAVYQLTPLKSLCLKRCRSPLSFFLHHGRHLDRPAGAALAGGRHGVYCLGCCWMLMVLLVALGTMSLGWMIALAVLILLEKTAPFGEVLTRVAAAGLLILGAALLLQPALIGNIV
- a CDS encoding Glu/Leu/Phe/Val family dehydrogenase: MTLTLERRATTAHRNVGVFGRADFPAGSAHEQVTFFQDRATGLEAIVAIHDTTLGPALGGTRFYPYADEAAALKDVLRLSRGMTYKSAIAGVDLGGGKAVIIGDPATGKSEALLESYARFVQTLGGRYITAGDVGTNSDDLDIMGRATDYVVGRNTAAGGSGDSAPMTALGVFQGMKAAAQAKWGSPSLAGRSVGVEGTGKVGYQLIKLLLADGASVIATDVNSDALDRVARDFPEVTIAPSVIDRVLDVYAPCALGATLTGESVSVIAADVICGAANNQLADTAVERAIGDRGIVWVPDYVANGGGLIQVAGERLGTSAEEVRAQVEKIFATVVRILDVAQREGVLAGAAADVLAEARLAAAR